From a region of the Thermomicrobium roseum DSM 5159 genome:
- a CDS encoding ParB/RepB/Spo0J family partition protein, producing the protein MARRSGLGRGLDALIPRTTVDPDAIREIALDDIAPNPRQPRQSFPEESLQELAESIRTHGIIQPLVVTYSGGKPPYQLVAGERRWRAARLAGLTTVPALVRDLSPKDAVEIALIENLQRADLSALETAAAYRTLIEEFGLTQAEVAARVGKSRSAIANTLRLLEAPETIQRALAMGDITEGHARALLSLPDTASQLAALQEIRQRSLTVRQTEELVRRWIREKKPPRRTSSPLSPEIEHVLDALRSRLRTKVELRTSSRGGRLIIHYYSAEELARLIDELLRQAHNDHLVELG; encoded by the coding sequence ATGGCACGCCGTAGTGGTTTGGGACGCGGGCTGGACGCCCTGATTCCTCGAACGACCGTCGATCCGGACGCGATCCGAGAGATCGCGCTCGACGACATCGCTCCCAATCCCCGCCAGCCCCGACAATCTTTCCCCGAGGAGAGCTTGCAGGAACTCGCGGAGTCGATCCGCACGCACGGAATTATCCAACCGCTCGTCGTGACCTACAGCGGCGGAAAGCCCCCTTATCAGCTGGTCGCCGGTGAGCGACGGTGGCGGGCTGCCCGGCTGGCCGGACTGACGACGGTTCCCGCTCTCGTCCGTGACCTGTCCCCGAAGGACGCGGTCGAAATCGCACTGATCGAGAACCTCCAGCGTGCTGATCTCTCGGCCTTGGAGACAGCCGCTGCCTACCGGACGCTCATCGAGGAGTTCGGTCTGACCCAGGCCGAGGTCGCGGCACGGGTCGGGAAAAGCCGCTCGGCCATCGCGAACACGTTGCGCCTGCTCGAGGCACCGGAGACCATTCAGCGAGCGCTCGCCATGGGCGACATCACGGAAGGGCACGCGCGCGCCCTGCTCTCCCTGCCAGATACAGCGAGCCAACTCGCAGCACTCCAGGAGATCCGTCAGCGTAGCTTGACAGTGCGCCAGACCGAGGAACTGGTTCGACGCTGGATTCGAGAAAAGAAACCACCACGTCGCACGAGTTCCCCACTCTCCCCCGAAATCGAGCACGTGCTCGATGCCCTCCGCTCACGCCTCCGCACCAAGGTCGAACTCCGCACCAGTTCGCGCGGCGGCCGGCTGATCATTCACTACTATTCCGCCGAGGAACTCGCGCGACTCATCGATGAACTCCTCAGGCAGGCCCACAACGATCACCTCGTAGAACTAGGCTGA
- a CDS encoding tyrosine-type recombinase/integrase: MQQAIEEFLTGVVRERGLSPNTIAAYRNDLEQFANYVAERFGLRDWSELVSEHLEAFLGYLRDRQYAETTAARKLAAIKSFCHYLVRAGLIGANPADGLPVPRVGRFAPRAIGPKEVEQLIAAASSDRTPEGLRDRAMLITLATTGLRVSELTALDVRDVDLDRGELIVRRPNGRERVVPLAREAIEALRDYLERGRPGFTTLKGEQALFLNHRGSRLTRQGFWLILKNYAAAAGLPEVTPHTLRHSFAVRALVDGWDLRDLQRVLGHVSPATTQVYRQLLERIVQSDGRLVADPGCYHEELTMGAARDRAGEL, encoded by the coding sequence ATGCAGCAGGCGATCGAGGAGTTCTTGACTGGCGTGGTGCGCGAGCGAGGGTTGTCGCCGAACACGATCGCAGCGTATCGGAACGATCTCGAGCAGTTCGCGAATTACGTTGCAGAGCGCTTCGGTCTGAGAGACTGGAGCGAGTTGGTGAGCGAGCATCTCGAGGCCTTTCTCGGCTACCTGCGTGATCGCCAGTACGCGGAAACGACGGCAGCGCGAAAGCTGGCGGCGATCAAGTCATTCTGCCATTACCTGGTTCGTGCTGGCCTGATTGGGGCGAATCCGGCCGATGGCTTGCCGGTCCCTCGGGTCGGTCGCTTCGCGCCGCGCGCCATCGGTCCCAAGGAGGTCGAGCAGCTGATCGCCGCTGCATCCTCGGATCGCACGCCGGAGGGATTGCGCGATCGTGCGATGCTGATCACGTTGGCGACGACCGGCCTGCGGGTGAGTGAACTCACGGCTCTCGACGTGCGAGATGTCGATCTGGACCGTGGAGAACTGATCGTGCGGCGCCCGAATGGACGGGAACGCGTCGTTCCTCTTGCCCGCGAAGCGATCGAAGCGCTTCGCGACTATCTCGAACGCGGTCGTCCAGGGTTCACGACTTTGAAAGGCGAACAGGCATTGTTTCTCAACCATCGCGGATCGAGGCTCACTCGGCAGGGTTTCTGGTTGATCCTCAAGAACTACGCGGCGGCGGCTGGACTCCCGGAGGTAACACCGCATACCCTGCGACACTCGTTCGCCGTTCGAGCTCTCGTGGATGGGTGGGACCTGCGCGATCTCCAGCGGGTACTCGGGCATGTCAGTCCAGCGACGACGCAGGTGTACCGGCAACTCCTCGAGCGCATCGTCCAGTCGGATGGCCGACTCGTGGCCGACCCTGGGTGCTACCATGAAGAGTTGACGATGGGGGCTGCTCGAGACCGAGCAGGTGAGCTGTAA
- a CDS encoding glycine--tRNA ligase — MDARHAATVRLETIVSLAKRRGFVYPGSEIYGGLANTWDFGPLGAELKRNLKNAWWEYFIQRREDMVGLDGGILLHPRVWEASGHVEEFNDPLIDCRRCKSRFRADTLIEERLHRSTEGLSLDEMTRLVQEANLACPVCGVRDWTPVRKFNLMFRTFIGPVETESTPVYLRPETAQAIFVNFKNVVQTSRVKIPFGIGQIGKAFRNEITPGNFIFRLLEFEQMEIEYFIRPEMWEEYFDHWLNEMGQFLRWIGFKPDRLRTREHGPQELSHYSRKTVDFEYFFPFGWKELCGLAYRTDYDLRRHQEYSGEDLTYFDQERNERYIPHVIEPTMGVERLFLALLCDAYDEEPAVDVNGNPYTRVVLRFHPRVAPYKVAVLPLLRKPELVTVAREVAQELRQYFRIEYDETQSIGRRYRRQDEIGTPYCVTIDYQTLEDRTVTIRDRDTMQQVRVPISGLVEEIEARLRSA; from the coding sequence ATGGACGCGCGTCACGCTGCCACCGTCCGACTGGAGACGATCGTCTCGCTCGCCAAGCGTCGCGGTTTCGTGTATCCGGGAAGCGAGATCTACGGTGGTCTGGCGAATACCTGGGACTTCGGACCGTTAGGTGCCGAGTTGAAGCGGAACCTCAAGAACGCATGGTGGGAATACTTCATTCAACGTCGCGAGGACATGGTTGGCCTGGATGGTGGAATCCTCTTGCATCCCCGGGTCTGGGAGGCATCCGGGCATGTGGAAGAGTTCAACGACCCGCTGATCGACTGCCGGCGTTGCAAGAGTCGCTTCCGAGCGGACACGCTCATCGAGGAGCGGCTCCATCGCTCGACGGAAGGCTTATCCCTCGACGAGATGACCAGACTCGTTCAGGAAGCGAATCTGGCTTGCCCGGTTTGCGGTGTTCGTGACTGGACACCGGTTCGCAAATTCAACCTGATGTTCCGGACTTTCATCGGCCCCGTGGAAACGGAGTCGACACCGGTCTATCTGCGTCCGGAGACGGCCCAGGCGATCTTCGTCAATTTCAAGAACGTCGTGCAAACGAGTCGCGTCAAAATTCCATTCGGAATCGGCCAAATCGGCAAAGCTTTTCGCAACGAGATCACACCGGGGAACTTCATTTTTCGCCTGCTCGAGTTCGAGCAGATGGAGATCGAGTACTTCATTCGGCCGGAGATGTGGGAGGAGTATTTCGATCACTGGTTGAACGAGATGGGTCAGTTCCTACGTTGGATCGGATTCAAGCCCGATCGCCTGCGGACTCGCGAGCACGGTCCGCAGGAACTCTCGCACTATTCCCGCAAGACGGTGGATTTCGAATACTTTTTCCCCTTCGGCTGGAAGGAACTGTGTGGTCTGGCCTATCGTACTGATTACGACTTGCGTCGACATCAGGAATACAGTGGTGAGGACCTCACCTACTTCGATCAGGAGCGTAACGAGCGCTATATCCCGCATGTGATCGAGCCGACGATGGGTGTGGAACGGCTCTTCTTGGCCTTGCTGTGCGATGCGTACGACGAGGAACCGGCGGTCGACGTGAACGGTAATCCCTACACGCGCGTCGTCCTTCGCTTTCACCCGCGAGTTGCCCCGTACAAGGTAGCAGTACTGCCGCTTCTGCGGAAACCAGAACTCGTCACCGTGGCACGCGAGGTCGCACAAGAGCTTCGCCAGTACTTCCGGATCGAGTATGACGAAACACAGAGCATCGGCCGGCGCTATCGTCGCCAGGACGAGATCGGGACGCCGTATTGCGTGACGATCGATTATCAGACACTCGAGGATCGTACCGTGACGATCCGGGACCGTGACACGATGCAACAAGTGCGGGTCCCGATTTCAGGACTTGTCGAGGAGATCGAGGCGCGCCTGCGATCAGCCTAG
- a CDS encoding type II CAAX prenyl endopeptidase Rce1 family protein, with translation MWLIELAVLVLLGTSGRAIGEAAEHSRWVRTVVRLLVAALTLFSVVLAVVATTVGEPSLAIRALGAGIGVGLAWLGGYRRVLARWVPIDPGSILDTMGLAALQGAIGFFGGALLVAETLPPFEVTAEQLAGQAVAEVFLAFIWIGFPTRRGWRQALERLGLRGTDRRVVAVSVVFTLALFAVSVVTSLLASLLQPGVIERIEERLLPLTTAFASPVAALALGLLAGTGEEILFRGAIQPRYGLLLTTLLYTVLHVQYELSLVSLGVFGLAILLGLERRWFGTTACILTHALYDALAILLQGTLR, from the coding sequence GTGTGGCTGATCGAACTCGCGGTGCTCGTCCTTCTCGGCACCTCGGGGCGGGCGATCGGTGAAGCCGCGGAGCACTCTCGCTGGGTTCGCACGGTCGTTCGGCTCCTGGTAGCTGCCTTGACTCTGTTCTCGGTGGTGCTTGCGGTCGTCGCGACGACTGTTGGGGAGCCATCGCTCGCAATCCGTGCGCTCGGGGCGGGAATTGGCGTCGGACTGGCCTGGTTGGGGGGCTACCGACGCGTCCTCGCTCGGTGGGTACCGATCGATCCTGGCTCGATCCTCGATACCATGGGCCTGGCAGCCCTCCAGGGCGCGATCGGCTTCTTTGGGGGAGCGCTCCTCGTCGCGGAAACATTGCCTCCGTTCGAGGTGACAGCCGAGCAGCTTGCCGGACAGGCAGTCGCCGAGGTGTTCCTGGCGTTCATCTGGATCGGATTCCCGACGCGACGGGGCTGGCGGCAGGCATTGGAACGGCTGGGACTCCGGGGGACCGATCGTCGTGTGGTCGCTGTCAGCGTCGTGTTCACGCTCGCTCTCTTCGCGGTGTCGGTCGTGACGAGCCTTCTGGCGAGCTTGCTGCAACCAGGCGTCATCGAGCGGATCGAGGAGCGGCTTCTGCCGCTCACGACTGCGTTCGCCTCTCCGGTGGCGGCCCTCGCGCTCGGGTTACTGGCGGGCACCGGGGAAGAGATCCTGTTTCGCGGAGCGATCCAGCCGCGCTATGGCCTTCTCCTGACGACGCTCCTCTACACCGTGCTGCATGTCCAATACGAGCTTTCGCTCGTCAGTCTCGGTGTCTTCGGGTTGGCGATCTTGTTGGGGCTCGAGCGCCGCTGGTTCGGCACGACCGCGTGCATTCTCACCCATGCACTCTACGACGCACTCGCCATTCTTCTGCAGGGAACGCTACGCTGA